In one window of Helianthus annuus cultivar XRQ/B chromosome 17, HanXRQr2.0-SUNRISE, whole genome shotgun sequence DNA:
- the LOC110926365 gene encoding probable aquaporin NIP5-1, which translates to MESKDGPTPPVSAPATPGTPGGPLFTSLHVDSLSYDRKSMPRCTCLPVAAPSFGAPHTCFTDFPSPDISLTRKLGAEFVGTFILMFAATAGPIVNEKYTNSETLIGNAACAGLAVMIIILSTGHISGAHLNPSLTIAFAAFRHFPWAQVPAYILAQVSASICASFALKGVFHPFMSGGVTVPSVGTGQAFALEFLIAFNLLFVVTAVATDTRAVGELAGIAVGATVMLNILVAGPSSGGSMNPVRTLGPAVATGNYTVLWVYLLAPTLGALAGAGAYTLVKLQGGEGERPRSFRR; encoded by the exons ATGGAGAGTAAGGACGGGCCAACGCCACCAGTATCAGCTCCCGCAACACCTGGAACGCCTGGAGGTCCATTGTTCACGTCTCTTCATGTCGACTCATTGTCGTATGACCGCAAGTCAATGCCTCGCTGCACATGTCTGCCTGTTGCTGCACCATCTTTCGGCGCACCACACACCTGCTTCACTGATTTCCCTTCTCCCGACATCTCTCTCACCCGAAAG TTAGGAGCGGAATTTGTGGGAACGTTTATACTGATGTTTGCAGCCACAGCAGGACCAATAGTGAATGAAAAATACACAAATTCTGAGACACTAATAGGGAATGCAGCATGTGCAGGGCTTGCAGTGATGATAATAATATTATCAACTGGTCATATTTCAGGAGCCCATTTGAACCCGTCTCTCACGATTGCGTTTGCAGCCTTCCGCCATTTTCCATGGGCCCAGGTCCCGGCCTACATCTTGGCCCAAGTGTCGGCTTCCATATGCGCTTCGTTTGCACTCAAAGGTGTGTTTCACCCGTTTATGTCTGGGGGTGTCACTGTTCCTTCTGTAGGCACTGGCCAAGCCTTTGCCCTTGAGTTCCTCATCGCCTTTAATCTCCTCTTTGTTGTCACTGCTGTTGCTACCGACACTCGCGCT GTAGGAGAACTGGCAGGTATTGCAGTTGGGGCTACTGTTATGCTCAACATTCTTGTTGCAGG GCCATCAAGCGGTGGTTCGATGAATCCGGTGCGTACTCTAGGACCAGCAGTTGCAACAGGGAACTACACGGTGCTATGGGTGTACCTACTGGCACCAACACTTGGAGCCTTGGCTGGAGCTGGTGCCTACACATTGGTTAAACTTCAAGGGGGTGAGGGAGAGCGACCACGAAGCTTTCGTCGGTAA
- the LOC110921506 gene encoding probable aquaporin NIP5-1, which produces MENGDAPTAPVSAPATPGTPGGPLFTSLHVDSLSYDRKSMPRGKCTPSWGGPNTCFTDFPTPDISLTRKLGAEFVGTFILIFAATAGPIVNEKYTNSETLIGNAACAGLAVMIIILSTGHISGAHLNPSLTIAFAAFRHFPWAHVPAYILAQVSASICASFALKGVFHPFMSGGVTVPTVSTGQAFALEFLITFNLLFVVTAVATDTRAVGELAGIAVGATVMLNILVAGPSSAGSMNPVRTLGPAVATGNYTVIWIYLLAPTLGALVGAGVYTLVKLPTAEGEQPRSARSFRR; this is translated from the exons ATGGAAAATGGGGATGCACCAACGGCGCCGGTGTCAGCACCGGCGACGCCTGGGACACCTGGAGGTCCCTTGTTCACTTCTCTTCATGTGGACTCTCTCTCTTATGACCGAAAGTCAATGCCTCGTGGCAAGTGCACGCCATCATGGGGCGGACCGAACACATGCTTCACGGATTTCCCTACACCGGATATCTCTCTCACCCGAAAG TTGGGAGCCGAATTTGTGGGAACGTTTATATTGATATTTGCCGCAACAGCCGGGCCAATAGTGAATGAAAAATACACAAATTCGGAGACACTAATAGGGAATGCAGCATGTGCAGGGCTTGCAGTGATGATAATAATATTATCAACTGGTCATATCTCAGGAGCCCATTTGAATCCGTCTCTTACGATTGCGTTTGCAGCCTTCCGTCATTTTCCATGGGCCCATGTCCCGGCCTACATCTTGGCCCAAGTGTCGGCTTCCATATGTGCTTCCTTTGCACTCAAAGGCGTGTTTCACCCGTTTATGTCTGGGGGTGTCACGGTTCCTACTGTTAGCACTGGTCAAGCTTTTGCCCTTGAGTTCCTCATCACGTTTAATCTCCTCTTTGTCGTCACAGCTGTTGCTACTGATACTCGCGCT GTGGGAGAATTGGCAGGTATTGCGGTTGGAGCTACGGTTATGCTCAACATTCTTGTTGCGGG GCCGTCAAGCGCTGGTTCAATGAACCCCGTGCGCACGCTGGGTCCAGCAGTTGCAACAGGGAACTACACGGTGATATGGATATACCTATTGGCACCCACACTTGGAGCCTTGGTTGGAGCCGGTGTCTACACATTGGTCAAACTTCCAACAGCTGAGGGTGAGCAGCCACGTTCAGCTCGAAGCTTCCGTCGTTAA